The Corylus avellana chromosome ca8, CavTom2PMs-1.0 genome has a segment encoding these proteins:
- the LOC132190430 gene encoding uncharacterized protein LOC132190430, producing the protein MEDKTCLPHPAHNDETGIVRSTTDLPRAPDHYTFQIKNFSLLLGMEEEKCDSRQFEVGGYQWRLELYPNGKKNSNENGHISLYLAIATTKDLQLGWEVNANIKFFVFDQIRDKYLCIQDANGRVRRFHKLKTKWGIDQLLSHDTLNDSSNGYLVDDTCVFGVEVSVSKGPCKGECLSMINEPQRNYFTWKIDNFTALKDKDYASEQFTVEGQRWKLKLFPNGVGKGADTCLSLFLMSLGDSEILYPNKKVYAKFKLRIRNQINSNHHERTVEYWFSGPNIDYGFSEFLSLRDLKNTSNGYLVGDVLFFECKIDVISLVKDLSSN; encoded by the exons ATGGAAGATAAAACTTGCCTTCCTCACCCTGCTCACAATGATGAAACTG gAATAGTACGATCAACTACAGATCTTCCACGAGCCCCTGATCATTATACATTTCAAATCAAGAATTTCTCATTATTGTTAGGGATGGAGGAGGAAAAATGTGACTCTCGCCAGTTTGAAGTTGGCGGCTATCAATG GAGATTGGAACTCTACCCAAATGGGAAAAAGAATAGCAATGAGAATGGTCACATCTCTCTATACTTGGCAATAGCAACTACCAAGGATCTTCAACTTGGGTGGGAGGTTAATGCGAACATAaaattctttgtgtttgatCAAATCCGAGACAAGTATCTCTGTATTCAAG ATGCAAATGGGAGAGTAAGACGCTTTCATAAATTGAAGACTAAATGGGGAATCGACCAATTGCTGTCCCACGATACTCTCAATGATTCATCAAATGGATATCTTGTGGATGACACTTGTGTCTTTGGGGTGGAAGTTTCTGTTAGCAAAGGTCCTTGTAAAGGAGAGTGTTTGTCGATGATAAATGAACCTCAACGTAATTATTTCACTTGGAAGATTGACAACTTTACGGCCTTGAAAGATAAAGATTATGCCTCCGAGCAATTCACTGTTGAAGGGCAAAGATG GAAGTTGAAACTCTTTCCGAATGGAGTAGGAAAAGGAGCCGACACATGCCTATCTCTCTTCCTGATGAGCTTAGGTGATTCCGAAATTCTTTATCCTAACAAAAAAGTGTACGCAAAATTCAAGCTTCGAATAAGGAACCAAATCAATAGCAATCATCATGAAAGGACAG TTGAGTATTGGTTCTCTGGTCCCAACATCGATTATGGTTTTTCCGAATTTTTGTCACTAAGAGATCTCAAGAACACATCAAATGGCTACTTGGTGGGTGATGTTTTGTTCTTTGAATGCAAAATTGATGTCATATCCTTAGTTAAGGATTTATCCTCAAATTAA